TTACCATTAATGAGAATTAAATCGGCATTTTTATTTGCTGAGCAGCTTATACTGATTAGAGCAATAAAGCAAGTATATTTTAATGATTTAATCATGGCTAAGTCTCTTTTTGAATTCTAATAACAATTATGTCCATTTCACACAACCTCTCAAAACGATGAAATCAGTATTTCACGTTAGTTGTCTGCCGTCTCAGCCAAGGAGATTGCCACGTCGTCTTTCGACTTCGTCTCAAGGACTCCTTGCAATGACACGGTTCTTGATGTTTATTTTTCTTTTTTCTTTTTTACTTTGTGCCTATGTGCCTATGTGCCTATGTGCCTATGTGCCTATGTGCCTTTGTTACTTTTGTTCGTTTCGCATCTGCCGTCTCACGTCTCACGTCATTTGTCTTCACTGGCTACTTGATCTTTCATTCTCTCTTGTTTTTGCTTGTTTACCATTTCTTCCACATCTCTAAGCAGCTGCTTGGCATCATAAATAATTCCATCCTTGATCGTATATTTCACACCGCCAACTCGTTCAGGCTCACCGGTCTCATCATTTATTTTTTCGGCTCCGTTGCCGTAAAGGACTTTCAAGTTTGCGAGGGGATTTTCGTCGATAATCACCAGGTCAGCCAACAATCCGGGACGAATTACGCCGCAATCTATAGGCAGGCCTTTGGGTTCGAAGAGCGCTTCCGCGCTATGCATGGTTGAAGAACGAATGACTTCCAGGGGGTGAAAGCCGGCTTCCTGCAGTAGTTCCATTTCCAGAATGGAGCCGAATCCATATGTCTGATAGATAAATCCGGCATCCGAACCCATGGTAACTCTTCCGCCCATATTTTTGTAATCATTCAAGAACTGCATCCAGACATGGTAAAAGTTTTTCCAGGCTACTTCATCCCAGGTTGTCCAGTAATACCAGTAGGAACCATGGCTTTTCCTGCTGGGCTCATAAAAATCCCAGAGAGATGGAAGTGTATATTTTTCATGCCAATCGGCTGTGCGAGCCCGCATCACATCTCTTCCGGCAGAATAAATCGTCATGGTAGGGTTGATAATAAAATCTAGCTCGAGAAATTCCTTTAACAAAGCATTCCATTCGTCGCTTCCCCGGGGATGGATTAAATTCCACTGGCGAGCAACCTGACCAAACCGATGCTGTTCATTGTTATAGTTCATGTCAACAGGCCAGGGTTGAACATCATAATTTTTGTAAAGAGATTCGAATAGACCATAATAATGTGTCTGAGTTCCAAGACCCAGGCGCGCCGCGTCGATCGCATTCATTTGCGCAACACCCATCTGGCCTAAATGGGCGGTTGAACCGAGCCCAAATTTCTTCGCCTCATCGAGCAAAGCTGCCATAATCTCGGGACGATACGAGCCTACTTTCAACCCATCAATGCCTTTTTTGGCAGCATACCGTACCCATTCCCGGGCGTCTTTGGGTGTGCGGATTTGCCGATCTTTCCACTCTTTGCCGCTTCCAGGTCGATGGTAAGAAAAGATACGCGGAGCTACGATCTCATTTTTAGCGCTTCGTTCCCTTTCTTTTAACGACCACTCCAGCGGGCCGGTGGGGACGCCTCTTACTGTGGTGATGCCATGACCCATCCATAGCTTGTATACATATTCGGCTTCCGGCGCTTTTGGTACTCCGCCAGTATGCACATGGAGATCGATTAAGCCGGGTATCACATAGGATCCGTGAGCATCGATTTCTTTTGTGGCATCCTTGGGCCTTTTGTCTTCATCTATTTCTACTCCTGGTGATCCCACACTTTTTATTTCTTCAATCCGATTCCCTTCGATGACGATATCCACCGGACCTCTTGGTGGAGCGCCGGTGCCATCAATAACAATTGCGCCCCGAATGATCAACCGTTCAAATGGACCTTCGCCTTCTCCGGCCTTTCGGTCCGGTGCAGGTTTAACCATTTTTGGTTGTTGTTTTTCTTCTGTTGGTTTGTCTTGTGAGAAACTATAACATGGAATTAAGAATAGTAGAATCAAAAATGCATTAATACGTTTTATTGGTTTCATTTGGCCTCCGTTGTTTTGAGA
This candidate division KSB1 bacterium DNA region includes the following protein-coding sequences:
- a CDS encoding amidohydrolase family protein, which produces MKPIKRINAFLILLFLIPCYSFSQDKPTEEKQQPKMVKPAPDRKAGEGEGPFERLIIRGAIVIDGTGAPPRGPVDIVIEGNRIEEIKSVGSPGVEIDEDKRPKDATKEIDAHGSYVIPGLIDLHVHTGGVPKAPEAEYVYKLWMGHGITTVRGVPTGPLEWSLKERERSAKNEIVAPRIFSYHRPGSGKEWKDRQIRTPKDAREWVRYAAKKGIDGLKVGSYRPEIMAALLDEAKKFGLGSTAHLGQMGVAQMNAIDAARLGLGTQTHYYGLFESLYKNYDVQPWPVDMNYNNEQHRFGQVARQWNLIHPRGSDEWNALLKEFLELDFIINPTMTIYSAGRDVMRARTADWHEKYTLPSLWDFYEPSRKSHGSYWYYWTTWDEVAWKNFYHVWMQFLNDYKNMGGRVTMGSDAGFIYQTYGFGSILEMELLQEAGFHPLEVIRSSTMHSAEALFEPKGLPIDCGVIRPGLLADLVIIDENPLANLKVLYGNGAEKINDETGEPERVGGVKYTIKDGIIYDAKQLLRDVEEMVNKQKQERMKDQVASEDK